In Zalophus californianus isolate mZalCal1 chromosome 4, mZalCal1.pri.v2, whole genome shotgun sequence, the following proteins share a genomic window:
- the STMN1 gene encoding stathmin, producing the protein MASSDIQVKELEKRASGQAFELILSPRSKESVPEFPLSPPKKKDLSLEEIQKKLEAAEERRKSHEAEVLKQLAEKREHEKEVLQKAIEENNNFSKMAEEKLTHKMEANKENREAQMAAKLERLREKDKHIEEVRKNKESKDPADETEAD; encoded by the exons ATGGCTTCTTCTG ATATCCAGGTGAAAGAACTGGAGAAACGTGCCTCAGGCCAGGCTTTTGAGCTGATTCTCAGCCCTCGATCAAAAGAATCCGTCCCAGaatttcccctttcccctccaaaGAAGAAGGATCTTTCCCTGGAGGAAATTCAGAAGAAAttagaagctgcagaagaaagaCGCAAG TCCCATGAGGCCGAGGTCTTGAAGCAGCTGGCAGAGAAGCGGGAGCACGAGAAAGAGGTGCTTCAGAAAGCCATAGAGGAGAACAACAACTTCAGTAAGATGGCGGAAGAAAAGCTGACCCACAAAATGGAGGCCAACAAAGAGAACCGAGAGGCCCAGATGGCGGCCAAACTGGAGCGCTTGCGGGAGAAG GACAAGCACATTGAGGAAGTGCggaagaacaaagaatccaaagATCCTGCTGATGAAACTGAAGCTGACTAA